AACGTATCCACCAAACTGCTCATTAGCTTCTTGCTCATCCTGGCACTTATCTCCATCTCCCTGGCGTTCTCCCCGGCAGCTGGTGGACTTGGTGAGCCTGTCTACAACCTGCTTGTCAACGACATTACCCAAGGATTCATCGGCATGACCGTGGCAGTGGGCCTGCTGTGCTTTGGAGCCTACCTGGCCAGCAAGAATCTCATCCTTGGGCTTCCTCCATTTGTCGGTGCGGGTGTTGTGTACGCCTCTGAGGAAATTGCTACTGGGATGGGCTTCATCCTCATGTAATTGCAAAACCCGTGCGGTACCGCTGCCGCACGGGCTTTATTCGCATCCACCTTGACTCACTCTCTGGAGGAATTTATGCAAACCAACTTTCCCAAATACATCTGGGCACCGTACAGTATCGGCGGCCTGGAGCCAGACGACCTGACCGTTCTTGGTATCGGCGTCGGAGTGTTCTTTCTGATATCCACGATATATGGCCTGCTGTTTATCCCTTTCCTGTTCCTTATCTATCGGCCATTCAAGCGCTCAAAACCCCGTGGAATCTTCCGGCACCTGCTTTTTCGTCTGGGGCTGAGCACGCTTTCAGGTTACCCACGCGGCGGCTGCCGAAAGTTCCGGGAGTAGGCCATGAGACGCTATAAGCACCTCTCCTCCACAGCCCGCGTGGTTGCCAAAAACAAAATCCTGCTGCTGGCAATCGTGGCAATAGCCTTCCTGCAGCTGCTGTCGTACTCCACCATCCGGGAATTCAGCCAGACCCACCGCACCATCATTCAACCCACCGTGGTTGACCAGCCCTACTGGATCGAAGGTGGTAGCGCAAGCGCTGAGTATGTGCAGCTTATGGGCCGCCATGCCCTTGATCTACTACTGAACTACCACCCACGCAGCGCCGCCTACCAGTTCAATACCCTCTCAAGTCTCTATAGCCCTGGCACATTTGCCGCCGCTCAGGAGTATTACGGTGAGCTGGCTGAGCGCATCAGTGCTATGGGATTTTCCAGCGTCTACTACCCCAGTAAGTTCACTATCACCCCTGACACCATCACAGCAGAGGGCATGCGCACACGCTGGAGCGCCACCGGCAAAACAGACCAGCAGGAGACGTACGAAATCACCTACGCCATACGCCATGGCCGCTTTGAAATTTCAAACATCCGGGAGGTCAAGCGATGAAACGCACCATAGCTACCCTGTTCACGCTCTTGTGCCTGCCACTGTACAGTGCAGCCACCATCAAGCCAGATATCCCAACACCTATCGAACTCTCAAACCTTGAGCCAAACCGCATCTTGTGCCCCATCGGTGACCACGTCTCCCAAATAGTATTTGCCGATGACAAACCCCTCACAGTGCAGTATCAGAACACCCAGGCATTCTTGCAATTCAAGCATGCCGTGGTCAGCGATGAAACTGGCAACGAAGTAGAACGCCTGCACTACAGCGAGTCCACTGACCTGTATGCTATTTGTGGTGATGACGTGTACCACCTGGTAGCCAGCCCCAAGGCTATCCGTGGCCAAACAATTCGACTGGGAGACCCTGGACTCCAAAATATCCGCAACACCCTGGCGGATTTTCGGCAGCTGGATATTGTAGACCGCGCCCAGCACATCGTTGAGCGTGCCTATACGGAAAACCTCCCCACTAGCTGGCAAGTATGGAATGAGCGCAAAGAGCCCCTTGACCAGTTTGATCAAATCACCGCACACCACCGCCGCACCATCGAGGCACCCGGCACCGGCTTACAGCTGCGTGAATACGTCATTATCAGCAAGCAAAGCGGTGTGGAACTTACCGAGCGTGACTTCATCCACCCACCATTCACCCACCACCCGTTCTTTATCTCCCTGGTCGATCACAGACTGCAAAAGGGTGAACAGACCAGGCTGTTCGTTGTGGAGCGTGTGCGATGAGTGAGATCCTGGAAAAAATCAAAGAGGTATGGGCCAACCTGGACCCACGGTGGAGAGTTATCGGCATGATTGCCGTTATCGGTATGAGTATCGGCACCGTGGATCGCTATGTACTGCGTCCAGTTGACAAACCAGAGCCTGCCCCGGCAACCCAGCAGCGCTTGAGCCCCGGAGTGACCAAGCAAACAGAATTGCCGTTTAATCGGCAGTTTGACGACGATATGTTCGCAGACGTGCGCCGCGACCAGCAGGCCTTCCAGCGCCAGATGCAGGAAAAAATTGAAGCCCAGGAGCAGGAACTGCAGGCCTTGCGCGAGCAGGCGCGAATTATTGAGCAGCTGCAGCCTTACCTTCAGCACGACGGCAGCGCCTACCCTCCACCGGGCATTTCCCCGGCCCCGTCCCCTTCAGTTCCTGAGCCAGAAGCAAGGCCGCGACCTGGTACCCGCGAAGTCCAGCAGCAACAGTATCAGCCTGCCGCACCTGAGCCGGTGCGCACCGTGCGCTGGAGTGGTGGTGTCCGGGTAGCTGAGAACAGCTTCACGCCAGAGGTTATCACCGAAGAAAAAGTGCGGCGCACGGTGTACATGCCCAGTGGCTCCTTTGCCCGCGCCACCTTACTCAATGGCACCAGCGCAAAGACCAGCCTGGCTGGCCAAAGCAATCCTCATATCGTCAAACTGCGAATTGACGACCTGACCGTACTACCAAATGACCTCAAGAGAAATTTGGATGGATGTTTTATTCAGGCCAGTGCCCACGGCGACCTGGCTGATGAGCGAGTGCATCTGGAGCTGGCGACTCTGTCTTGTTTGACCCATGACGGCAGAGGTGTGATTGACCAGAACGTCAAAGGGTATGTCACCGCTGCAGACGGTCAAAAAGGGCTGCCTGGTGAGGTATTCGCTGCATTTCCCGGCAGCCTATGGCGCGGAGCACTGGTATCCGCTATCGGTGGCCTTGGTGAGTTTGCCTCAGAGTATCGCAGCAACTCTACCACTACGGTTACCGGTGCTGGATTGGTGTCTGAGCAAGGCAATATGAGTTTTGAGGACTACGTGATCGGTGGCCTTGGCACCGGAGTGCGCCAATACACCGAGGATCTCGCTGAATTCTACTCAAGCCTGATCAGGCAGCAAGGCCCATCTATTCAAATCCTGCCCGGTGCCAGAGTGACCGTTCATTTCTCCACCGGCACAGAACTCAAAATCCGGGAAATTTGCAATGAGGAGTTAGAACAATGCGACGACCTCTCCTAATACTCAGTGCTGCTTTCATTGCAGCATCTATGGCCCTTAGCGGCTGCGCCAAGATGGTGAGTCCATACCCCACTGAACCACGCTGCCGAGCCGATGTTGAAGGCAACTGCCTCGATGCCCACAACGCCTGGGAAGTTTCCCGCGAACGTTCACGGACGCGGTGAACCATGATTCAAAAATTCATCCGCCTGCTGCGGTTTCACCCCAACAAAAAGACTGCGCCGGAAACAGCTACGCGGTATCTGCGGCGCTTCACCATCGCTGAAACCAAAGCCCGTCTGCAGTGGCTGCAGAACAGGGCCAATAAAGGAGTATGAGCATGAGATACACACTGATCGCCATCCTGCTGTCCACACTGACGATAATCAGCGCCTGTGGCAAGAAAGCGCCAGAGCCCATTGTTATAGAAGAAACTGCACCAGCGGCAACTCAAACGAGTGAAGACCTCTACAAGGAGGAGCTGTTTACAACCTACCGTAGCCTGCTTGCTGAGCCGAGCACCCCGATGGTGGTGCCACCCCGCACCATGCGAGGGTATGTGGTGCCTCATGAGCGCATAGCCCGCAATGGCAGCTCGACGCTTATTGATGAGCACTACCGCTACTGGCAGACCGGCCAGGCTCAGTGGATACTTGAGGGCCTGCAGCGCAGGGGCAGGGAGTAAGCCATGGTAGCCCGCAAACTCCTTGACCGCTTTGATAAGTTGCTCGGCACTACCTATGGTGGTGGTGTCACCTACGGAGATATCCAGGACATGGTCTCACGCCACCCGTTTGGCCCATTCCTGCCCTACATCTCCCACGACAGCGCTACCCATACCTGGTACAACAGCGACGACAGCGTGGGCTTCCTCTTTGAGTGCAGCCCACTCTATTTTGCTGGTGATGATAGCTATACCCAGATGGAGGCTCTTTTCAAAAAAGAGCTGCCAAACAACACCGTCATACAGTTTATTTTGGCAGCTGATGACTATATCGATCCCATGCTTGATCGCTACCTGGCCACCACCAGCGTAGAGAATCCGGTTCTGCAGAACATTGCCAAGATGCAGGCCGATTATCTGCGTCAGTCAAAGCGTGGCCTGCCAAGTGTCAGCTCCCTGCCAGTGCGCCACTTCAGAAGCCCGGTGAGCATTAAGTTCCCAGAGAAAAAAGTCTCTGCCCTCAAGCTTCGCCAGCTCTACAAAGAGACCAGGGAGATTCTTGCTGGCGCTGGCATGAACCCTCAGCCCATGGGGCCTCAGAAACTCCTGCACTGGCTTCGCCGGGTATTTAACTCCAACAAGGATATCCATAGCCCCGCCCTTGGCAGCTACAACGACGCCATTCCTATGAACAAGCAAATCGTGCTTGCTGAGAGTGAAATCGACGTTGAAGGCCGGTACATCAAGATTGGAAGCAAGAATCACGACGGGCAATTTGAGGGCAGCTACTTCCGGGGAATCTCGATTAAAAGCCCTGCCCCAAGCATTGACTCACTGGAAATGCATGGGGTTGTGGGGGCAATCACGGGCGGCGGCTACTTTGCCGACACCCAGCAGATCCCCTGTAACTTTATCCTCAGCGTCAATATTTTCTTCCACAAAAACATCAATGCTGCCCTTGGCCGCAAGGCCACTATGACCGTGCGCCAGCAGGCCACAGAGCAGGACGCAAAAACCCTCAGCAAGCGCCAGAACGAGTTCACCACTATCAAGGACGACCTGGCCCACAACCGAACTTACGTGCGCATTATGCCCACTATGTGGATATATGACCGGGACCTGGAAAAGGTGGATAATGCCGTATCCACCGCCAAAAACCTGTGGGAGGCCAGCGGCTTCTTAATGCAGGAAGAGTCGCATATCCAGACTCCCACCTTCCTGGCCACCCTGCCCTTTGGCCTGATTCCCGATGAGTCCATCATCAAAAATATGGTGCGCGACTTCCAGTGCAACACGCAGCAAGCGCTGCCCCTGCTCCCGGTGCAGGCGGACTTTGCGGCGTTCTCCAAGAATCCGGTCATTCCCTTTATTGGCCGCAAAGGACAGCTGCAGGGAATTGATATCTTCGATCCACGGGCAAAATCCTACAACGGTCTGGTGGCCGCCGACACCGGCACCGGTAAATCGGTACTCATGAACTACATCATCATGAACTACCTGCGCACCGGGGCCAAGGTAACTGGAATTGATATCGGGGATAGCTACCGCAACACCTGCAATATGGTTGGCGGCCAATACATCGATTTTGAAAAGCAGATCTCCATGAACCCCTTTGGTTTCGTCAGCGTTGGCGGCGATGCCGAGGACCAGAACGAGAACCTGCAGGTTGTGGTGCCACTAATCGCACAGATGGCATTCGCCCACGACAGCGTGATCGATAATGAATACTGGAGCCTCCTTGACATGGCTGTGAAGTGGTCATGGGAAACTTATGGCCCTGACGCTGATGTGAACAGTGTCTGGCAATACTGCAAAGAGTTCAAACAACGATACAGTGGCGAACTGCAGCACGCGGACAAGATCATGGCCGAGAAAGCGGAGCTACTGAGTATCTTCCTGGAAAAATGGACCACGACAAAAAATGGTGTCTACGGCGGCTGGGTCAATGGGCGCAGCGAGCTCAACATCAAAAACAACAATTTCACCATCTTCGAGCTTCAGCGAATCAAGGGTATTCCTGATCTTTTCAGCGTCATGAGCCTGATTCTCATTAACGCCATCACGATGGATCTTTACCTCTCCGACCGTTCCCGCAAGAAAATTGTCCTGCTCGAAGAAGCAGGTCAATTCCTGCGGGAATCCCCGCTCCTGCTGCAGGTCGTCAACGAAATGTACCGGCGCATACGCAAGTATGGCGGCGGGTCATTCGTGGTAACCCAATCGCTGCTTGACACCCTCAGCTGGGGCGACACCGGGCGAACCATTATGGACAACGCCCGCTGGAAGTTCCTGCTTGAGTCAGACTCCTTCCCCAAAGCCAAGGACGAAAAACTCCTCGATGTCAGCGACTTCGTGCTGGAGCTCATGAAGTCCACCAAATCAAGAAAGCCTGACTATAGCGAGATCTTCGCCATGACCCCTATCGGCATGGGCCACATGCGCCTGAGCCTGCCACGGTGGGTTTTCTACGCAGTCTCCACCGATGGCCCGGTGGTCTCCCAGATCGAAAAACTCAGAAAGGAGGGACTATCCTATGACCAGGCTATTAGCTGGATGGTTGATAATTTTGAGTTTTAGTGCTGTGGCCCTGGCCAGCCCCAAGGAACAACTCCGGGAAATGTTCAGTAATAGCCCTCAATCTGATGGCGCACTCAGCGAGCAGCTTCGGGCGATCTATACTGATGACATGAGCCCTGAAGAAGCTATAGCGATTGGCCGCAGCCAGGAGAACACCCGGTTCAACAAGTCGCGGATGGACCGAAACTTCTTCCGGCCTCTCACCGGTGGTGGTGAAATGTGGACCCTTGATGGCCAGACCGCATTCGATGTCAGTGGTGTTGCTTGCCCCGGTGCCAATGACTATCTGCAAGTCACCGTGGTGCCCTCGCAAACCAGCGGTGACATTGCTCAGTTGATGATCCGGCAGGACACTAACTTTGACGGCATCCAGAACTACTTCTGGCAAGCACCCCACCCTATCAGCGGTGTATGTGCCAATGGTTATATCAGCTGTAATCCCGGTACATGGCAAAACTGCACACCCTATCAATGGCTCATCACCAATGATAACCGGGTATCAAGTACTGAGGCCCCATCAGACGACATGTTTGGCTGCTTCTGTGTCAACAACAGCTGTGGCGTGAACCTGGCGTGGATAAACCTCAACAATATCCTGACAACTCTTGGCACTGGTATCAGCAGTGCCCTGCAGGAGTATAACGCTCACCTGGTTATTACCGGCGCTCATTTCCAAAACTCGAACGAAATTGTCTACCAGGCGCAGGACAGTGCCAACTGTTCTGATGTGCAGGGTGGCTCTGGCGTGCAGTATTTTGATAAGCGTGATGATAGTGCCCTGGTAGCAGCGAGTTCAGAGGCATATATCAACCCGGAAAGCGATACTATTGTGGGAAAGATTGTGAGTGAGTCTCGCGAGAACCTTGAATATGCCATCTGTCCTATTCGCCGCAACCTTACTGTTCAAGCACAGCAAAACACCTGGCACAACAACCGCCACTGCCCCGAAGCCGACATTGAGAGCTGGGCTGCCGATGCCCTGGCCTATGAATGCAATGTCCAGCGATCACGAAATGCCGATATCGACCACACCAGAACACTATTCTACAGTAGCAGGCATGACGTGATGGCAGGTTTTCAGGTGCGGGTCAATCCAGATACAGAGGACCTGGAGATGCGTTGGCAGCACCTTAATTCATCAGGCACCTCTGAACATGGCTCAAGTCCCTGGTGCAACCTGGCTCCATCCGCTCCTTACCAGCAATGTCGCCTGGACACTGGCCACAGTGGCAGCAGCACCGGTAGTACCCATCGTCTACGCCTTGGCTTTGATGTTGAGGAAGGGAAGATTCGTGTTCGTACCCGCTCAACCACCCACTGGCTACGCGACTCTACCCACCTTCACGCTGGGGCCGTCTATTCACCCGGTGGAAACGAACGGACTGGTAACTGGGTCAGCTTTGTTGAGGGCAGTGGAGGGAAGTCAGTAATATACCTCTCGCAAGTATATGACAACTGTTCCGAAGGCTGGTATGACGGCTGTTATATGGAACGCACAGTAGAATATTATATTGAGGTCTCCGATGACCTCTCCCGTATCCGCATTGGCGGAGACGGCCTTCAGACTTCCCCATGGCTCGATATCACTGCAGGCTGCAGTGTAGAGTGTCAAAAGGATGTGTTTTCCGAGTCCATCTCTGATGGGTGTGAGCCTTTCCGTGATAACCCGTCCTGTGTACAGGTGGGTGAAACAGTTGATGGAGTGCGCACCATCAACAACTCGCACCATACTGGTCTTTCACCAATCCCCTCCACAGTTACCTTCAACGGTGTGTTTGGTACCTACGCCTATACACGGCCATTCTGGGAAATAACCCAAGAATACGCCTGTGAAACTGACGCAGAAGGGTTTGACTTTAATGACTCCCTGGAGCGCTACGCAATCGTCAGTGATTCGGTTGACCTGCAGGGCGGCAGGGCAACATTTACAGATCGTCGCAGCACTACCAGCGGATTTGTGACGGATAATTATTCGATTCGCATGCATGATTTTGGTCCATTAGACCCGGAGCTGGTCTGTAAAACGCGCAAATGGGTTGAAGATCCCAAGGCTACGGCCCAGGTCAATGAAACCGAGGTGCGCGGTGATATTGGCGTTTGGAAATTCAACTACTACGTCTGCATTGATGGGTTATGCCCTGCCGGTGAGGGTGAAGAAATCGTACAGGAGTGCATCGAGGCAGATGACTTTGCAGAAGCTGCTATGGCCATGGAGACCCTTGACTCCTTGCGTAAGGACATTATGTGCAGCTCAGGAGTACGACAATGAAAAAATTAATAACCCTTCTTCTGGTACTTATCCCGCTTGTAGCTATAGCTGACATGAGTCCTGTATGTCCTGATGAATACACGTATAACCCTTTTGACGGTACGTGCGAGCAGATTATCAGCACATGTGCGCCTGCATGCTCCGTATCTGAAGATGAAAACTGTTCCCCACAGCAGGCTTGCGAGCCATGCCCAGGGCATCAGTGGCATACTGGTCACAATCAGTGCGCGCAGCGCACTACAGCACCACTAAGCAACTTTGAGCCCGGCGACGTGTTTGACGGGGTGGTCAATCTCGGTGATAACATCTGCATGCCGTGGGGCCAGTTTCTGCAGGATGATGAAGATGACATCTGGGCACCAACAGACAATATGCGCCACTGCCGAGACAATGTCTGTCCAGAGGACATTGACCAGTGCTTTCGGACCACCCAGTTTCCCCATCATTGCACCGGGTATTCCGGTCAATTCCAGTATATGGAAACCGACCATGTGTGCGACTGGACCCGTAATATCCAGGAGTGCACTAATGGATTTACTTTTAATCACTCCACGAGGCAGTGCGAGCAATACCTGACTCAAAACAGGTCCTGCCCACAGGGGCAATACACCGTTAATCCTGAAACAGAGCTGTGTGAAGAGTTCTTAACCGCACCCTACACATGCTCTGTTGGTAGCTATAATTCCACCACGGGACGCTGCGAAAGACTTCTCACCGCTGCTTATACCTGCAGCCCTGGAAGCACGTATAATTCCAGCACAAAAAGGTGCGAATCCACCAACACGGTTGCCTCTACCTGCCCTGCCGGAAGCACCTGTCCTCCCACGCCGCGCACGTGCCCTTCTGGCTACACCCTCTCCGGTACAAGCTGTGTGCGAACAACCAGCTCAGCCCCATCCTGCCCATCTGGTTATTCGTTCGTAGGAGCAAATAACCGATGTGAGCGCTTTGATAACCCGGCACCCACCTGCCCGTCAACGTACAACTTTGTACATGCAAACCATCGCTGTGAGCGATTCCGGCAGGCAGAGCCCTGCGGAAGTGGTTACTTCAACGCGCCCCATAAAGCCAGGGTAATGCGAGTCTATCGAGCGCTATTCAGTCGTGACCCGGAAGCATCAGGGCTGAATTACTGGTTCGAAGTCTCTCGTAACACACCCAGTGACGCTGAATTGGTAAGCGCCATGCTGGCATCAGCATCCACCCAGGACCGCAATCGCTTCCATGAGAAAGCAGCCAATCACCCCACATACACCACATGGAGTGCCCAACAAACTAATGCCATGGCCCTCGCCATGTACCACAGCATCCCTGCTGCCGGTCAGTGTCAGCGCGTTATTACCCAGAATCAGTGCGCATCTGGATACACCCATATTGCCTCAGATCATCTTTGCCAGGATCAGTATGAGCTACATGGCAATACCTGCCGTCGCATCCTGCAGATGGAAGGTATTTGCCCGGAAGGTACCCGGCGCAACCTTACTACGAGGCTCTGCGAAACCATCACCACCACTACTCCGGCCTGTGCTACTCCTGGTGAATGTGACGAGACAGACAACTATCTTCCCACCACTTGCCCGAACCACTTCTGGTGTGCCGAGTTTGAAGAGCAACCCTGCCCATCCTCTCACCCGGCGTTTAACCAAGTCACCCTGCAGTGCGAGCGTGTGGTGCAGACCCAACCTCCAACTTGCAGTGCAGGCTACAGCTGGAATAGCTCATCACTGATGTGCGAACGCACCTTGACCCACACGCCATACACAAGCCCTGGCCAAAACCCTTCCGAGCGCTGCGTGCTGCGTATAGAGCAGGAGCCCACCTGCCCACCCGATCACCCCTACCGAATAGACGATAAATGTTACTCACGCTGGAAATGCCCATTTGATCCAGGTAACCCCAGTAAGCCGTGCAGAGATATTTGGAACCAGGGCAACCCGGTATGCTCAGAGCATGATTGCCTTATTGTCTCTGAAACGGAGGAAGAGTACGAGGACGATGAATACATTGATGACGGGCAAACTGATGAGTATGGCCAATGCCTTGACCAGATGTTTTTCTTCTCCGGTGAGAACGTGCGTTGTTATCGCCGCGGTATCCGGCGACTCCTCACGAGCTGCTGCACCACACGTAATCCCGACGGGATGACCCACGCAATTTCAGGTTGTAATGACAGAGAATACAGAGCCTTCCACCGCCCCACCAATCAAGAACCTGTCACTATGATAGGCCGCACTGTTTACCCGTCACAGCGCAAGCCAGGTGCAGTCTACCTTGGCAAGCGCTGCGCCGTGCGCTGGAGCGGAATTGGCTGCGTTCAGTCACAGGAAGTCTACTGCGTATTTAGCTCGCTGCTGGCCAGACTGATCCATGAACAGGGCCGTTTACAACTGCCTGCCAGGTTTGACCCTGATCGGCCATTTGGGACTACCCGCGCACCCAACTGCCGAGGTTTCACCCCTGAAGAGTTCACCATGATTGATATCTCCAATATCGACCTCAGCGAGTTTTATGACTGGCTACTGAGTACTGTACCCGCTGAAGTGGATGATATCGGCAATATCCTTATTCCTGAAACCCCACCACCAACCTTTCATGCTCCAGAAGCGTCAGATGTCCTTGAGCGTGGATTTGAGAGTCTGGGAGTAGAACAATGAAGAATATTCTTATCCTTGTATTGACTGCCGTACTCCTGAGCATTTCCCCGGTCAGCGCCGGGGAGAGCCAGGCCGAAAACATTGAAGCTGTGGCCGAGCGAATCAACAACCTCTATTTCTCAGACGAGTGGCAAAGTTATCTGCAAAACGAACAAGATCGGCTTAAAATCGAAGTTTTCGGTGAAATCATCGAGGATTATATTCCCCAGGAATTCCCGGGCAGCCGGCCAGATACTCCACTGTCCGCCGGGGATGACGAACCCTTCTCTCCAGCACCCGGGGAAACCGTCCTTCCCGATGGGGCCCGAGTGCTGGTGTTTATCTCAAGCTCCATGCCCGATCACCTGCTGCGCACATACCTGGAACAAGCCGACGGCCAGCCGCAGATACAGTTTGTCATGCGTGGATTCATCGACGGTATCACCAAGATCATGCCCACGGTGGAGTTCATTGCCAGGCTGCAACTGAAGGACCAAAACTGCGAGCCATTCAAAGAAGAGTGCGCGATGCACACCAATGATGTCAGCGTAGATCCTGAGCTCTTCAGTCAATTCGATATCACCCAGGTGCCAGCCATGGTCTACTTGCCCCACGTGGGTACTCACCAAGGGCTATTGTCTGAACTGCCCCACGCAGTGCTCCATGGTGACCCTCCACTCTCATGGTTCATCGCCCGTGCCCAGGAGTACGATTATGAGTAACCTGTACTACCGCCTGCAAAAGCACCTTCCCGCCATAGAGCTTTCCAGTGATGGCATTATTTTGCGGGCAACTAACGCATTCTGTGAGTTATCCAGATACGATGAGGCCACCCTTCTTGGTAAGCATGCTGGTATTCTTCGTCGCATATCAAAGCATGTCCACCACCGACTCTGGCCAAACTTACCCCAGCAATGGAATGGACCACTGCGCATCTACACGCCAGCTGGCACCCCGGTAAACGTGTCGGTCAACGTCTTCTCACACGATAATCTCTTCTATGCCTGGTTCCAGGACCTCTCCAAGTGCCAGGGCAACTGCCGGGAGCTTCTGCGCTTGAGGCAGGCCTATCACACGACCCGCCGTGAAGCCACTATGGACGCGCTGACCAGGCTGGCCAACCGCCGAAAAATCAACGAAGTGCTGGAGCGCGAAACCATCTACAGCAATATCGGCCACACTCCCCTTTCCCTGATCCTGCTCGATATCGACCACTTCAAGCACGTCAACGACACCTACGGCCATGGCGTGGGAGATAAGGTCTTGATTGCCCTGGCCGGACTCCTGCGCCACAACACCCGTGACAACGATGTGGTGGGCCGCTGGGGCGGCGAGGAATTCATCATCATCTTACCCGGCTGCCCTATAGGTACGGCAACGGAAATAGCCGAGCGTATCCGCACTGCTATTGCAGAGTTTCCATTTGCAGATATTACCCACCCGGTGACCGCCAGCATTGGCGTCACCGGGTATATCTCCGGCGAATCCATCGAGGACCTGATGGGACGGGTAGATCATGGCATGTACTCAGGCAAAACCGGTGGCCGCAACCAAGTGGTGAGGTGCTGAGATGCAACTGGCGCGATATACGCCTGAGCAACTGGAGGTAGGTATGTGGATTGAAAACTACATACCCAAAGGCCTCGAGTGTGCTCCAGTGGGCCCGACTGGTTTTTTACTCACAGAGCAGCATATCAGGCGAATCAAAGAGGAAGGGCGAGACTGGGTATGGATACACAAGAACCGTGGGCTGCTGCGTATTCGAAAGCACAGCCCGAGTGCTTCGATGCCCGAAAAAACAACCCCACCACCTACCCAGGCTCCGGCAAACAGCACCGCTATGAACACTGACCAGCTGCTGGATTATCTCGATAATCTGCAGCCTGGCCACGATATTGAGCCAAAGGAGGACGTGCAAAAAGAGCTGTTCCGGGCAGCGGATATTATCAAGATCGCAAATGAGCAGATGCAGTATATCCTCACACACATCTCCAAGGGCGGTACCCTTGATCATAGCCAAATGCGGACCCTGACCGAAATCTCCGATCAGATTACCCGCAGCATCTACGCTAATCATGATGCGCTCCTGAGCGTGTGCCTGATCAAGCAAGTGGATAACACCACATACCAGCACAGCATCAATGTGGCCGTTCTCCTGGCCCTGGCCGGGCGGCGAATGGGCTATGAGACAAAGCAACTTGAAGCCCTGGCCCTGGGCGGCCTGCTGCACGATACAGGCAAGAGTAAGGTCCCGATCAATATCCTCAATAAGCCTGGCCGCCTCACCAATTCCGAGTATGCAATCATCAAAAGCCACGTCCAAGCGGGCACCCACTTGATCGCCCACCATCACACCCTCAGTAAAATCACCCGCGATGCGATTACCCAGCATCACGAGCGATTTGACGGTAGTGGCTACCCACTGCGACTTAAAGGTGCCGAGATCAGCGAGCACGGCAGACTGACAGCTATTGCCGATGTGTTTGACGCTATCATCTCAAAGCGGCCATACCACCAGCCTCTTAATCCCATCTCCGGGCTCAAGCGCATACTCTCCTGGTCCGAGCACCACTTCTGCACCTATACCGCCCACCAGTTCATCCGGGCTATCGGCCTCTACCCTATTGGCACACTACTG
This portion of the Desulfurispirillum indicum S5 genome encodes:
- a CDS encoding TraC family protein encodes the protein MVARKLLDRFDKLLGTTYGGGVTYGDIQDMVSRHPFGPFLPYISHDSATHTWYNSDDSVGFLFECSPLYFAGDDSYTQMEALFKKELPNNTVIQFILAADDYIDPMLDRYLATTSVENPVLQNIAKMQADYLRQSKRGLPSVSSLPVRHFRSPVSIKFPEKKVSALKLRQLYKETREILAGAGMNPQPMGPQKLLHWLRRVFNSNKDIHSPALGSYNDAIPMNKQIVLAESEIDVEGRYIKIGSKNHDGQFEGSYFRGISIKSPAPSIDSLEMHGVVGAITGGGYFADTQQIPCNFILSVNIFFHKNINAALGRKATMTVRQQATEQDAKTLSKRQNEFTTIKDDLAHNRTYVRIMPTMWIYDRDLEKVDNAVSTAKNLWEASGFLMQEESHIQTPTFLATLPFGLIPDESIIKNMVRDFQCNTQQALPLLPVQADFAAFSKNPVIPFIGRKGQLQGIDIFDPRAKSYNGLVAADTGTGKSVLMNYIIMNYLRTGAKVTGIDIGDSYRNTCNMVGGQYIDFEKQISMNPFGFVSVGGDAEDQNENLQVVVPLIAQMAFAHDSVIDNEYWSLLDMAVKWSWETYGPDADVNSVWQYCKEFKQRYSGELQHADKIMAEKAELLSIFLEKWTTTKNGVYGGWVNGRSELNIKNNNFTIFELQRIKGIPDLFSVMSLILINAITMDLYLSDRSRKKIVLLEEAGQFLRESPLLLQVVNEMYRRIRKYGGGSFVVTQSLLDTLSWGDTGRTIMDNARWKFLLESDSFPKAKDEKLLDVSDFVLELMKSTKSRKPDYSEIFAMTPIGMGHMRLSLPRWVFYAVSTDGPVVSQIEKLRKEGLSYDQAISWMVDNFEF
- a CDS encoding TraK domain-containing protein, which gives rise to MKRTIATLFTLLCLPLYSAATIKPDIPTPIELSNLEPNRILCPIGDHVSQIVFADDKPLTVQYQNTQAFLQFKHAVVSDETGNEVERLHYSESTDLYAICGDDVYHLVASPKAIRGQTIRLGDPGLQNIRNTLADFRQLDIVDRAQHIVERAYTENLPTSWQVWNERKEPLDQFDQITAHHRRTIEAPGTGLQLREYVIISKQSGVELTERDFIHPPFTHHPFFISLVDHRLQKGEQTRLFVVERVR
- a CDS encoding TrbI/VirB10 family protein, producing the protein MSEILEKIKEVWANLDPRWRVIGMIAVIGMSIGTVDRYVLRPVDKPEPAPATQQRLSPGVTKQTELPFNRQFDDDMFADVRRDQQAFQRQMQEKIEAQEQELQALREQARIIEQLQPYLQHDGSAYPPPGISPAPSPSVPEPEARPRPGTREVQQQQYQPAAPEPVRTVRWSGGVRVAENSFTPEVITEEKVRRTVYMPSGSFARATLLNGTSAKTSLAGQSNPHIVKLRIDDLTVLPNDLKRNLDGCFIQASAHGDLADERVHLELATLSCLTHDGRGVIDQNVKGYVTAADGQKGLPGEVFAAFPGSLWRGALVSAIGGLGEFASEYRSNSTTTVTGAGLVSEQGNMSFEDYVIGGLGTGVRQYTEDLAEFYSSLIRQQGPSIQILPGARVTVHFSTGTELKIREICNEELEQCDDLS
- a CDS encoding type IV conjugative transfer system protein TraL, which gives rise to MQTNFPKYIWAPYSIGGLEPDDLTVLGIGVGVFFLISTIYGLLFIPFLFLIYRPFKRSKPRGIFRHLLFRLGLSTLSGYPRGGCRKFRE
- a CDS encoding TraV family lipoprotein: MRYTLIAILLSTLTIISACGKKAPEPIVIEETAPAATQTSEDLYKEELFTTYRSLLAEPSTPMVVPPRTMRGYVVPHERIARNGSSTLIDEHYRYWQTGQAQWILEGLQRRGRE
- a CDS encoding type IV conjugative transfer system protein TraE — translated: MRRYKHLSSTARVVAKNKILLLAIVAIAFLQLLSYSTIREFSQTHRTIIQPTVVDQPYWIEGGSASAEYVQLMGRHALDLLLNYHPRSAAYQFNTLSSLYSPGTFAAAQEYYGELAERISAMGFSSVYYPSKFTITPDTITAEGMRTRWSATGKTDQQETYEITYAIRHGRFEISNIREVKR